One window of the Runella slithyformis DSM 19594 genome contains the following:
- the gnd gene encoding phosphogluconate dehydrogenase (NAD(+)-dependent, decarboxylating) gives MQIGFVGLGKMGYNLALNLHRHGYEVVAYDVAINNITNISLEGVTPAHSLVEMCQQLDGRKVIWLMVPAGKPVDDCIESLVPHLSPDDIIIDGGNSNFNDSVRRYNYLKSKGIDYLDCGTSGGVEGALYGACTMVGGEEEVFNYCASIFRDISVENGYLHAGGPGSGHFVKMVHNGIEYGMMQAIAEGFEVLEQSKYDLDLHQVAKVFNHGSVVRGWLMELVESAFSKDPKLDTIKGVMHSSGEGKWTLETALDMGIPTPVIALSLIMRYRSQQDDTFTGKVVAALRNEFGGHAVEKATP, from the coding sequence ATGCAAATCGGATTCGTTGGCCTTGGCAAAATGGGCTACAACTTGGCACTTAATCTCCATCGTCATGGCTATGAAGTGGTAGCGTACGATGTTGCAATCAATAATATTACCAATATTTCGCTCGAAGGTGTCACTCCCGCCCACAGTCTGGTTGAAATGTGTCAACAGTTGGACGGTCGAAAAGTAATATGGCTCATGGTTCCCGCCGGTAAGCCGGTTGATGATTGCATCGAATCGTTGGTCCCCCATTTATCACCCGATGACATTATTATTGACGGTGGAAACTCTAACTTCAACGATTCCGTTCGTCGGTATAACTACCTTAAGTCTAAAGGTATTGACTATCTGGACTGCGGCACCAGCGGCGGGGTCGAAGGCGCATTGTACGGTGCCTGCACCATGGTCGGCGGCGAAGAGGAGGTGTTTAACTACTGCGCTTCCATATTCAGGGATATTTCGGTCGAAAACGGTTACCTGCATGCCGGCGGCCCCGGCAGCGGGCATTTTGTAAAAATGGTACACAACGGTATAGAATACGGCATGATGCAGGCTATCGCTGAGGGCTTTGAAGTATTGGAGCAATCAAAATACGATCTGGACCTTCATCAGGTAGCCAAAGTATTTAATCATGGTTCAGTGGTCAGAGGCTGGCTCATGGAACTGGTTGAAAGTGCCTTTTCCAAAGACCCGAAATTGGATACGATCAAAGGTGTGATGCATTCGTCGGGCGAAGGGAAATGGACTCTCGAAACCGCCCTTGACATGGGGATTCCAACGCCTGTCATTGCGCTGTCTTTGATCATGCGCTACCGTTCGCAACAGGACGATACCTTTACCGGAAAAGTAGTGGCCGCGCTGCGCAATGAATTTGGCGGCCATGCCGTTGAGAAAGCAACCCCTTAA
- a CDS encoding SusD/RagB family nutrient-binding outer membrane lipoprotein, producing the protein MKKILKTLAFLLPLWGLGGCDQGFDELNINKTAATAINPAFILNNAVINSSYTTGTILYETSIVQQMVTPNEGVLAGANFNQDIRDNTVQNWQKYYRTVIRNAQDVIDQTKALPNRSNLMNMARILKAHAFMILTDSYGDIPYTDAAKGYTEQIFLPKYDTQQSVYTNIIKELTEASAALDASKTIETADILYGGNVALWKKYGNSLLLRAGMRLSKVDAAQAQQIVGRAVQAGVMETNTDNAMIRHDANYVNGIGNTLNATEAANVYLGAPFVDYLKATNDPRLRSIAVRYVGAKSGPEMVAARASTDPAVQVGMPFGFNNSTIATQVALNRFASFYEFTQLDRTRMGRNQAPTFLVTAAQTQLLLAEAAQRGWITGTTAETYYNRGVRLHMEQLAIHDANSAVPAAAITSYLEANPFNAATALEQINTQYWIASFLNGPEAFANFRRSGFPRLTPNPFPGKSIKGDFIRRLTYPNSEISVNSANVKEAIARQGADDLDTKVWWDK; encoded by the coding sequence ATGAAAAAAATACTTAAAACATTAGCCTTTTTACTCCCCCTCTGGGGGCTGGGAGGCTGCGACCAAGGTTTTGATGAGCTAAATATCAACAAAACTGCGGCCACCGCCATCAACCCCGCATTTATTCTCAACAACGCGGTTATCAACTCATCTTACACTACCGGTACCATTTTATACGAAACAAGTATTGTACAACAAATGGTCACCCCCAACGAAGGGGTTTTGGCGGGGGCTAATTTCAATCAAGACATCCGCGATAATACAGTACAAAACTGGCAGAAATACTACCGGACTGTCATCAGAAATGCCCAGGATGTGATTGATCAAACCAAAGCTCTGCCCAATCGCAGCAATTTGATGAATATGGCGCGTATACTAAAGGCCCATGCGTTTATGATTTTGACCGACAGTTACGGGGATATACCTTATACAGATGCTGCCAAGGGATATACTGAACAGATTTTTCTTCCCAAATACGACACCCAGCAATCTGTCTATACGAATATCATCAAGGAGTTGACTGAGGCCTCCGCCGCATTGGATGCGTCCAAAACCATTGAAACTGCCGATATTTTATACGGTGGTAACGTAGCCCTCTGGAAAAAATACGGCAACTCGCTGTTGTTGCGGGCAGGAATGCGCCTGAGTAAAGTAGATGCGGCCCAAGCACAGCAGATAGTAGGCCGGGCGGTCCAGGCAGGCGTTATGGAAACCAATACCGACAACGCGATGATTCGGCATGATGCCAATTATGTAAATGGGATTGGCAACACCCTCAATGCCACTGAGGCTGCCAACGTATATTTAGGAGCGCCTTTTGTTGATTATCTGAAAGCCACCAACGACCCCCGCCTGCGCTCAATCGCAGTACGCTACGTAGGAGCTAAGTCAGGCCCGGAGATGGTAGCGGCCCGCGCGAGTACGGACCCTGCCGTACAAGTCGGTATGCCTTTTGGGTTTAATAACAGTACGATTGCAACCCAAGTAGCCCTCAATAGATTTGCGAGCTTTTATGAGTTTACGCAATTGGACCGTACCCGCATGGGACGCAACCAAGCGCCTACTTTTTTGGTTACCGCCGCTCAAACGCAACTGTTGTTGGCCGAAGCCGCTCAAAGAGGCTGGATTACGGGTACTACCGCCGAAACGTATTACAATCGCGGTGTTCGCCTGCACATGGAACAGCTGGCTATTCATGATGCCAACTCCGCTGTACCTGCGGCCGCAATTACGTCTTATTTGGAAGCCAATCCATTTAATGCCGCTACCGCCCTCGAACAAATCAATACGCAGTATTGGATTGCCTCTTTCCTGAACGGCCCCGAGGCATTTGCCAATTTCAGAAGAAGCGGGTTTCCCAGATTAACGCCTAATCCATTTCCCGGCAAAAGCATCAAAGGTGATTTTATCCGACGTCTAACGTATCCAAACTCTGAGATATCGGTCAACAGCGCTAACGTCAAAGAAGCCATTGCACGTCAGGGGGCCGATGATTTGGATACCAAAGTTTGGTGGGACAAATAA
- a CDS encoding SusC/RagA family TonB-linked outer membrane protein, with translation MRKRLLLPRASLLLTALLALQTALWAQIRVSGTVTNAADKSVLAGVSVLVKGTNTGTSTDGNGNYTITAPSGGTLVFSFIGYGSREVALGNQTKVDISLTESAEALQEVVVTALGIKKESKKLGYATTTVNSQALTENRTPNFMNTLQGKIAGVNISGLGTGPAGTSKIRIRGQSSISGQNNPLIVVNGVPIDNTNFGTNPGNAASDNSIGVRGGGNTSDGGDGLSSINPDDIESMTVLKGATAAALYGSRAKDGVIMITTKTRSDSKGIGVTVNSNFTNETPLDFTDYQYEYGQGENGVRPTAPNPTSGQWSFGEKIQPGMTNILFDNVTVPYEAQRNRIRKFFRNGSNFTNTVSLAANSDRGGFNLSFANLDSKGIVPNNSFNRKTINLGFAYDLSKKLSFSGNVNYSNEFNKNPPNIANQDNSIPTAIYNMANTMPFDLLDAKKYNAAGNEFIYSRFMNRTNPYFTLAEQFQNIRRDRLFGNISIKYNLTPWLFIQGRIGQDYWSRDQDYNNFPTGQASLAAAPAGFVNGVYTQESRRFRETNADILISATKTFGDFGIDLNVGGNQMYRRSDLNSTQVTDFVVRGLYTVMNGRVKDPIYGLSERAVNSIYGSSEFSYKDFLFLNVTARNDWFSTLSPENRSILYPSISGSYVFSQSFDNMPNWLNFGKVRVAYAEVGSDTDVAPYSNNLFYGINANLLTNPAGAAQPVGGSSGNTLPNANLRPMRASEKEAGLELKLFKNRVTLDVAVYQKITTDQIVSAQISDASGFINTLINSGRSRTNGAEMLLGLVPIKNADFQWDLTLNGSYNKTKVLSLLTDTPGERITVGTHVFNGELRQVVGQEMGQIYGFGFRRNPQGQMVFGANGLPLRTPDLIPFGTALPRWVGGINNSFNYKGVSLSFLIDFKLGNTVLSGTNFNAVRHGLHKMTLTGREGGVLGVGVNERGETNTVKAPVQDYWSVVRSQALVEPIIYNGGYWKLRQITAGYDLTKLLPKNIGIKGARISLVANNVFLLKKWIDNIDPETFGYSSDNLVGMESTGLPSTRSLGFNVNLKF, from the coding sequence ATGAGAAAACGATTACTTTTGCCAAGAGCCTCCCTATTATTGACTGCTCTTTTGGCCCTTCAAACTGCCCTTTGGGCGCAAATCCGCGTCAGCGGAACCGTCACTAATGCCGCCGATAAATCTGTACTTGCAGGCGTGTCTGTTCTCGTAAAAGGAACCAATACAGGTACTTCTACCGACGGAAACGGAAACTATACCATTACGGCTCCTTCAGGAGGCACCTTGGTCTTTAGTTTCATTGGCTATGGCTCCAGGGAAGTTGCCTTAGGCAACCAAACCAAAGTAGATATTTCCTTAACGGAAAGTGCCGAAGCACTTCAGGAAGTGGTCGTAACCGCTCTTGGTATCAAAAAGGAGTCTAAAAAACTGGGCTATGCTACAACAACGGTTAATTCGCAGGCCCTTACCGAAAACCGCACTCCAAATTTCATGAATACCCTGCAAGGCAAAATTGCGGGCGTCAACATCTCGGGGCTCGGTACCGGGCCGGCCGGTACTTCCAAAATCAGGATTCGCGGACAGTCTTCCATCTCAGGGCAAAACAACCCGCTTATTGTGGTTAACGGCGTTCCTATTGACAACACCAACTTTGGTACCAATCCCGGCAATGCGGCCTCTGATAACTCCATTGGAGTGCGAGGCGGAGGCAATACCTCCGACGGCGGCGACGGTCTAAGCTCCATTAATCCTGACGACATCGAAAGCATGACCGTACTGAAAGGTGCTACGGCGGCAGCCCTCTACGGTAGCCGTGCCAAAGATGGTGTCATTATGATTACGACCAAAACCCGCAGTGACAGCAAGGGCATTGGAGTAACCGTAAACTCCAATTTTACCAACGAAACCCCGCTTGATTTTACGGACTATCAATACGAATACGGTCAGGGAGAAAACGGTGTGCGTCCCACTGCACCCAACCCCACCTCAGGCCAATGGTCTTTTGGTGAGAAAATCCAGCCCGGCATGACGAACATATTATTTGATAATGTTACCGTTCCCTACGAAGCCCAACGCAATCGGATTCGGAAGTTTTTCCGCAATGGCTCAAACTTCACCAATACAGTATCGTTGGCCGCCAATTCCGACCGAGGAGGCTTCAACCTATCGTTTGCCAATTTAGACAGTAAGGGTATAGTGCCCAACAACTCCTTCAACCGAAAAACCATTAACCTTGGCTTTGCCTACGACCTGTCTAAAAAACTGAGCTTTTCAGGTAACGTAAACTACTCGAATGAATTTAACAAAAATCCGCCTAATATTGCCAACCAGGATAACTCCATTCCGACGGCCATTTACAACATGGCCAACACCATGCCGTTTGATCTGCTGGATGCTAAAAAGTACAACGCCGCCGGTAATGAATTTATCTACTCGCGCTTCATGAACCGTACCAACCCCTATTTTACGTTGGCTGAACAGTTTCAGAACATTCGCCGCGATCGGCTCTTTGGCAATATTTCCATCAAATACAACCTTACTCCATGGCTGTTTATACAGGGACGCATAGGCCAGGACTATTGGAGCCGCGACCAGGACTACAACAATTTCCCCACGGGCCAGGCCTCTTTAGCGGCAGCTCCGGCAGGTTTTGTCAATGGCGTTTATACCCAAGAATCGCGTAGATTTAGAGAAACAAACGCTGACATTTTGATTTCAGCAACCAAAACCTTCGGTGATTTCGGCATTGACCTCAACGTGGGTGGCAACCAGATGTACCGCCGTTCTGATTTGAACTCCACGCAGGTAACCGACTTTGTGGTGCGGGGACTTTATACCGTCATGAACGGACGGGTCAAAGACCCTATCTATGGCTTATCGGAGCGGGCTGTTAATTCCATCTACGGGTCGAGCGAGTTTTCGTATAAAGACTTCCTGTTTTTGAACGTTACAGCCCGCAATGACTGGTTTTCAACGCTTTCTCCCGAAAACCGCAGCATTTTATACCCTTCAATTTCGGGCAGTTACGTTTTTTCTCAATCTTTTGACAATATGCCTAATTGGCTCAATTTCGGTAAAGTGCGCGTAGCTTACGCCGAAGTGGGAAGCGACACCGACGTAGCACCTTACTCCAACAACCTATTTTACGGCATCAACGCCAACCTGTTGACCAATCCCGCCGGAGCTGCTCAGCCCGTAGGCGGCTCATCGGGCAATACACTGCCCAACGCTAACCTGCGGCCTATGCGGGCTTCGGAAAAAGAAGCAGGTTTGGAATTGAAACTGTTTAAAAATCGCGTTACGCTTGATGTGGCCGTGTATCAGAAAATCACGACCGACCAAATCGTGTCGGCTCAAATCTCTGACGCATCGGGTTTTATCAATACGCTTATCAACAGCGGCCGCAGTCGCACCAACGGAGCCGAAATGCTGCTTGGTTTGGTTCCGATCAAAAATGCCGACTTTCAGTGGGATCTAACCCTCAATGGCTCCTATAACAAAACCAAGGTATTAAGTCTTTTGACCGACACCCCGGGTGAACGTATCACGGTGGGTACGCACGTATTCAACGGCGAATTACGCCAAGTGGTAGGGCAGGAAATGGGCCAGATTTATGGATTCGGCTTCAGGAGAAACCCGCAGGGACAAATGGTATTTGGAGCCAATGGTTTGCCCCTTCGCACTCCGGACCTGATTCCTTTCGGCACGGCGTTGCCGCGCTGGGTAGGCGGTATCAATAATTCCTTCAACTATAAAGGGGTAAGCCTTTCGTTCCTGATTGACTTTAAACTGGGTAATACCGTATTGTCGGGTACCAACTTCAACGCCGTTCGCCACGGATTACACAAAATGACCCTTACGGGCCGTGAAGGTGGTGTATTGGGAGTGGGAGTCAATGAAAGAGGAGAGACCAATACGGTTAAAGCACCGGTGCAGGATTATTGGTCGGTAGTACGCTCCCAAGCCCTTGTCGAACCCATTATTTATAACGGCGGCTATTGGAAGCTTCGCCAAATCACAGCGGGTTATGATTTGACTAAGTTGTTACCTAAAAATATCGGCATCAAAGGCGCACGCATCAGTCTTGTAGCCAACAATGTATTTTTGCTGAAAAAATGGATTGATAACATTGACCCCGAAACCTTCGGCTACTCGTCAGATAACCTCGTGGGCATGGAATCAACAGGCTTGCCTTCAACACGCAGTTTGGGCTTTAACGTAAACCTTAAATTTTAA
- a CDS encoding helix-turn-helix domain-containing protein, translated as MSFLNQPAFSLTDFRHIKELIRLKNPTVRLDEWPVRVRGGLQIVCILEGKFEWLVDNQRYVLYPNDVVVLCPWHGYGSPTHTLEIGSLLWITLEPETFEVNRELYLGEWSSLIESDQKLMGRLFVAQSPMVLNNFKWAFELIQRIETELKQAEFAYQTRVNQLLDELLVTIVRQLSQQQNQRRDFPQAFAQLEQLLRDSLDHPWTVEEMATVVGLGSTAFTEKVKAFSGFSPLNYLINIRIAEAMKQLRQTAKSLTDIALDTGFYSSQHFSTTFKKLTGYTPGQFRKRGKP; from the coding sequence ATGAGTTTCCTGAACCAACCTGCCTTTTCCTTGACAGATTTTCGGCATATCAAAGAATTGATACGTTTGAAAAACCCTACGGTTCGTTTGGACGAATGGCCGGTACGGGTAAGAGGAGGGCTGCAGATAGTATGTATTCTGGAAGGGAAATTTGAATGGTTGGTTGATAATCAACGATATGTACTGTATCCAAATGACGTAGTTGTACTTTGTCCCTGGCACGGATACGGCAGCCCGACCCATACGCTCGAAATCGGCAGTTTGTTGTGGATCACCCTGGAGCCGGAGACATTTGAGGTAAATCGGGAACTGTATTTGGGCGAATGGTCCTCCCTGATAGAGTCAGACCAAAAACTGATGGGGCGCCTGTTCGTTGCCCAATCTCCGATGGTTTTAAACAATTTTAAATGGGCTTTTGAGCTGATACAGCGCATCGAAACCGAATTAAAGCAGGCAGAATTTGCGTATCAGACCCGAGTCAATCAGCTTTTAGATGAATTATTGGTCACGATCGTTCGGCAGCTCAGTCAACAGCAAAATCAACGGAGGGATTTTCCGCAGGCATTTGCCCAGTTGGAACAACTCCTGCGCGACAGTCTGGATCACCCCTGGACGGTGGAAGAAATGGCCACGGTTGTGGGATTGGGGAGCACGGCATTTACCGAAAAAGTAAAGGCATTTTCGGGTTTTTCGCCCCTTAACTACCTCATTAATATACGCATCGCTGAAGCAATGAAGCAACTTAGGCAAACAGCCAAAAGCTTAACTGACATCGCTCTGGATACCGGTTTTTATTCTTCCCAGCATTTTTCAACTACGTTTAAGAAATTAACAGGATATACCCCCGGACAATTCAGGAAGCGGGGGAAACCTTAA
- a CDS encoding gluconokinase: MDCIVTIDIGTTKVNVSAFDQAAELIGWRQGTYPTFHPQPNHSEQDPEQIFLTVLYALKSLLNDELTKKHKPIALVFGASMHSVLPIDRQGVPLRNAVIWADNRGRDEANALRDADQCKLIYEQTGTPVHPMSPLVKIRWFRTHTPATWFEKVYKFISIKEYIIYQLTGQLVVDQSIASSTGLFNIHTYQWEKMALEYAGIQPQQLSEPVPIDYSDLKLKKEYVRLFRLTSAAKIIIGASDGCFATLGAGVITEGDATITIGSSGAMRVAGKQVIKDPKQRFFNYLLTEGTYISGGPTNNGGVVFEWFAQQFGASGIHLDIEQTVKQLLIEAERVPAGAGGMLFLPYLLGERAPLWNANARGAYIGVNITHQRRHFIRATVEGIIYEMHSIGKLLQQYRSIQNLYINGTYAALPLFAQVLSDVFGKKVYVNDKHDSASAGAALLALTHLGFFSDLKAAAKTIRSVETYQPSAEHHERYARFTEIFDRLSQKLAEDFDDLVALQ; this comes from the coding sequence ATGGATTGCATTGTAACCATTGATATCGGAACTACAAAAGTAAATGTTTCAGCTTTTGACCAGGCGGCTGAGCTCATCGGTTGGCGACAGGGAACGTATCCGACGTTTCACCCGCAACCCAATCATAGCGAACAGGACCCCGAACAGATCTTTTTAACGGTTTTATACGCACTGAAAAGCCTTCTGAACGATGAATTGACGAAAAAACACAAGCCGATTGCCTTGGTCTTCGGGGCTTCCATGCACAGTGTATTGCCGATCGACAGACAGGGCGTTCCGCTTCGCAATGCCGTTATTTGGGCTGATAATCGCGGTCGGGATGAGGCCAATGCCTTAAGAGATGCTGACCAATGCAAACTCATCTACGAACAAACCGGCACCCCGGTTCATCCGATGTCGCCGCTGGTCAAGATCCGTTGGTTTCGTACCCATACGCCTGCCACTTGGTTTGAAAAGGTCTATAAGTTTATATCCATCAAGGAATATATAATTTATCAACTGACCGGTCAATTGGTGGTAGATCAAAGCATTGCTTCTTCCACGGGTTTATTTAACATTCATACCTATCAATGGGAAAAAATGGCTTTGGAATATGCAGGTATTCAGCCGCAACAGTTGTCTGAGCCGGTACCTATTGATTATTCAGACTTAAAACTCAAAAAAGAATACGTACGCCTTTTCCGGCTGACGAGCGCGGCCAAAATAATCATCGGTGCCAGTGACGGCTGTTTTGCCACATTAGGGGCGGGTGTTATCACGGAAGGGGATGCAACTATAACCATTGGCTCCAGCGGTGCCATGCGAGTGGCCGGTAAGCAGGTGATCAAAGACCCTAAGCAAAGGTTTTTTAATTATTTACTGACCGAAGGAACGTATATTTCAGGAGGGCCAACCAACAACGGAGGTGTGGTCTTCGAATGGTTTGCGCAGCAGTTCGGCGCTTCGGGCATTCATTTGGATATTGAACAGACCGTCAAACAATTATTGATTGAAGCCGAGCGTGTGCCGGCCGGAGCGGGCGGAATGCTGTTTTTGCCGTACCTATTGGGCGAACGGGCTCCGTTGTGGAATGCCAATGCACGGGGTGCCTATATTGGTGTCAATATTACCCACCAACGCCGACATTTTATCCGAGCTACTGTAGAAGGAATCATTTATGAAATGCACAGCATTGGTAAATTGCTCCAACAATATCGCTCTATCCAAAATCTGTATATCAACGGTACCTATGCCGCCTTACCGCTCTTTGCCCAGGTATTATCGGATGTGTTTGGTAAAAAGGTCTACGTCAATGATAAGCATGACAGCGCAAGTGCCGGTGCAGCATTGCTGGCGTTGACACATCTGGGGTTTTTCAGTGACCTGAAAGCTGCGGCGAAAACCATTCGCTCGGTAGAAACCTATCAGCCAAGTGCTGAACACCACGAACGTTATGCACGTTTTACGGAAATTTTTGATCGATTGAGTCAAAAATTGGCGGAAGATTTTGATGATCTGGTGGCTTTGCAATGA
- a CDS encoding WD40/YVTN/BNR-like repeat-containing protein, giving the protein MLKIESLLVVFCLACPLTWAQSNGSVLKSWRLNELGKLQSSINAGATWDNIDCPIESPLNAFYVLNSEEAWAVGQNATVLRWDGEKWSELLVFSTENLLSVYFQDAQNGWAVGTNGTILFWNGLSWNPEESPTTETLIGIKRIANGSVQLTALSGLSYERINGQWKAPAPILSASMVHPPK; this is encoded by the coding sequence ATGTTAAAAATTGAGAGTCTGCTGGTTGTTTTTTGCTTGGCTTGTCCTCTGACATGGGCGCAAAGCAATGGAAGTGTACTGAAAAGCTGGCGATTGAACGAACTGGGCAAACTTCAGTCTTCAATCAATGCAGGGGCCACTTGGGATAATATAGACTGCCCTATCGAAAGCCCCCTGAATGCTTTTTATGTTTTGAATTCAGAAGAAGCGTGGGCGGTAGGACAAAACGCAACGGTACTACGGTGGGATGGCGAAAAATGGAGCGAATTGCTGGTGTTCAGTACCGAAAATCTTTTATCTGTATATTTTCAGGATGCCCAAAACGGATGGGCTGTCGGAACAAATGGTACTATTTTATTTTGGAATGGGCTAAGCTGGAATCCGGAAGAATCGCCCACGACCGAAACCCTCATCGGTATCAAGCGGATAGCCAACGGCTCTGTGCAGCTTACCGCTCTGAGCGGCTTGAGCTACGAGCGTATCAATGGACAATGGAAGGCGCCTGCACCGATACTTTCTGCCTCAATGGTACATCCTCCAAAATAG
- a CDS encoding tetratricopeptide repeat protein, translating to MKRFVLILLTAISPLANAQLLFDAPTQHLALEAIDHIYNYEFGAVEPLARQIRAKYPNHPVNPLLKAIQLHWQYLPVKDNKAISGQYRKLLEECINKAKVLEKEDKTRPEAAFFSMAGHGYIALIHNYNDDKIKAASEGKQAYNYVMDGFKYMERNPEFYFSSGLYNYYVVRYPEDHPIVKPLILFFKDGNREEGLRQMDIAVRKGIFTRTESAFYLARIYLKHELRYEKASFYLAGLSQKYPANPVFLMKHIEALLLLGKYEEAQPFMERFKRRTDKFFPIAARTFEGLYEEKYLKNDVEATKSYLTALRQPYEIEYTKEYHAFAYAGLARIALRSGDRKKASAYYKKAEELAEYKGLITEIKSFLK from the coding sequence ATGAAAAGATTTGTTTTAATCCTGTTAACAGCTATATCACCCCTTGCCAACGCCCAACTTTTATTCGATGCCCCCACCCAGCATCTGGCATTGGAAGCCATTGATCACATCTACAACTATGAATTCGGGGCGGTGGAGCCTTTGGCCCGACAAATCAGGGCAAAATACCCCAATCATCCGGTCAATCCATTACTGAAAGCTATACAACTGCATTGGCAATACCTGCCCGTTAAAGACAACAAAGCGATCAGCGGGCAGTACCGAAAGTTGTTGGAAGAGTGTATCAATAAAGCCAAAGTGTTAGAAAAAGAGGACAAAACCCGTCCGGAGGCAGCCTTTTTTTCTATGGCCGGTCATGGATATATTGCACTGATTCATAATTACAACGACGACAAGATCAAGGCTGCCTCGGAAGGAAAACAGGCGTATAACTACGTGATGGATGGGTTTAAATATATGGAACGGAATCCCGAATTTTATTTTTCGTCGGGCCTATATAATTACTACGTGGTGAGGTACCCCGAAGATCACCCGATCGTGAAGCCGCTAATCTTATTCTTTAAGGACGGAAACCGCGAAGAAGGTCTTCGTCAAATGGACATTGCCGTCAGAAAAGGCATTTTTACCCGTACTGAGTCCGCTTTTTATTTAGCACGCATCTATTTAAAGCATGAATTACGCTATGAAAAAGCTTCTTTCTACCTAGCCGGGCTTTCGCAGAAATACCCCGCCAATCCTGTGTTTTTAATGAAACACATTGAAGCGCTGCTCCTGTTGGGAAAATACGAGGAAGCACAGCCCTTTATGGAACGTTTTAAACGAAGAACCGATAAATTCTTTCCGATCGCAGCCCGTACATTTGAAGGGCTGTACGAAGAAAAGTATCTTAAAAACGACGTCGAAGCCACCAAATCATACCTGACAGCGCTGCGCCAACCTTATGAAATCGAATACACCAAAGAATATCATGCCTTTGCGTATGCAGGTCTCGCCCGCATCGCTCTTCGTAGCGGAGACCGCAAAAAAGCGTCGGCCTACTACAAAAAAGCCGAGGAGTTAGCTGAATACAAAGGGCTGATAACCGAAATAAAATCGTTTCTTAAATAA